One genomic region from Phragmites australis chromosome 1, lpPhrAust1.1, whole genome shotgun sequence encodes:
- the LOC133886056 gene encoding uncharacterized protein LOC133886056 translates to MMCPARRLVFALALATAFSIAVAKRGDLYNILSKDSLPDASKVTGLPAANGKLCQLCEQYSTEALLFLKQNETQIEILSILHHECANLAPLKQQCITLVDYYIPRFFMEVSMVNPEKFCESVHLCKKGMKIRLPTREDTCSLCHHVFVEVLMMLKDPNTQLEVIDLLVKTCSKAGNYAQQCKLLVFKYAPLVLVKGQKFLETTDVCSAIHACKASTRTSTGTILLSATL, encoded by the exons ATGATGTGCCCAGCAAGGAGGCTTGTGTTTGCGCTTGCATTGGCTACAGCGTTTTCAATAGCGGTTGCAAAGAGAGGAGATTTATATAATATCTTGT CTAAGGATAGCTTGCCTGATGCAAGCAAGGTGACAGGCCTACCTGCAGCCAATGGAAAGCTGTGTCAACTATGTGAGCAGTATTCAACTGAGGCACTGCTCTTCCTCAAACAAAACGAAACCCAGATTGAGATCCTTAGCATTCTCCACCATGAATGTGCAAATCTTGCCCCTCTGAAACAGCAG TGCATCACACTGGTCGACTACTATATACCACGTTTCTTCATGGAGGTTTCCATGGTTAACCCTGAAAAGTTCTGTGAATCGGTGCATCTCTGCAAGAAGGGGATGAAGATTCGTCTACCCACACGGGAGGATACTTGCAGTTTATGCCATCATGTTTTTGTTGAAGTTCTTATGATGCTTAAAGATCCTAACACGCAG CTGGAGGTAATCGACCTACTTGTCAAAACATGCAGCAAGGCAGGCAACTATGCACAGCAG TGCAAGCTACTCGTCTTCAAGTATGCCCCGCTGGTTCTGGTGAAGGGCCAGAAGTTCCTTGAGACGACGGACGTCTGCTCTGCAATACATGCATGCAAAGCAAGCACACGAACATCAACGGGAACCATTCTTCTATCTGCGACTTTGTGA
- the LOC133885580 gene encoding uncharacterized protein LOC133885580, whose protein sequence is MASPPGPPAWSVTMRLRHRSGLEIRAAAENVLPGWGRGGERLSLLFRLRRRVLLAVTSQCGTRPPPPTKTGAPPCGSKILRFLRSRWARVTSIWWRKKRAAAAAMPGRRPQVTPSRLFWQNRASPRQVQSCRAWTPTAVATPQFTVFAVAVAVAVASIAMFRLMVCIGCLLRGGHWNWRGGCDGEPIVRCTSWRCFMATKVLELLEHPPLYCNYKWLLGLPKHGLKWLLSK, encoded by the exons ATGGCGTCGCCGCCTGGGCCTCCGGCGTGGTCGGTGACCATGCGCCTGAGGCACCGTAGCGGGCTGGAGATCCGCGCCGCCGCGGAGAACGTGCTCCCGGGGTGgggccgcggcggcgagcgcCTGTCCCTGCTCTTCCgactccgccgccgcgtcctccTCGCCGTCACCTCCCAGTGCGGCACCCGCCCTCCCCCGCCCACTAAGACTGGGGCGCCGCCGTGTGGATCCAAGATCCTCCGCTTCCTGCGGAGCAGGTGGGCGCGGGTCACCTCCATCTGGTGGCGCAAGAaacgcgccgccgccgcagccatgCCGGGCCGCCGGCCTCAGGTGACCCCATCTCGCTTGTTTTGG CAGAACCGGGCGTCGCCGCGGCAGGTCCAGAGTTGCAGGGCATGGACGCCCACGGCGGTGGCGACGCCGCAGTTCACCGtcttcgccgtcgccgtcgccgtcgccgtggcTTCCATAGCGATGTTTCGCCTAAtg GTGTGCATCGGGTGCCTTTTGCGCGGTGGACACTGGAACTGGAGAGGAGGCTGCGACGGCGAACCGATTGTGCGCTGCACATCATGGAGGTGCTTCATGGCGACGAAGGTCTTGGAGTTGTTGGAGCATCCTCCTCTCTACTGCAACTACAAGTGGCTGCTTGGGCTGCCAAAGCATGGATTAAAGTGGCTCTTGAGCAAGTAG
- the LOC133885887 gene encoding UDP-xylose transporter 3-like, producing MGVAGEKFQLGTVGALSLSVVSSVSIVICNKALMSSLGFTFATTLTSWHLLVTFCSLHVALCMKLFEHKPFDARTVMGFGVLNGISIGLLNLSLGFNSVGFYQMTKLAIIPCTVILETLFFRKKFSRNIKLSLGVLLVGVGVATVTDLQLNAMGSVLSLLAIITTCIAQIMTNTIQKKFKVSSTQLLYQSCPYQALTLFLVGPFLDGFLTNQNVFAFDYTPQVLFFIVLSCLISVSVNFSTFLVIGKTSPVTYQVLGHLKTCLVLTFGYALLHDPFSWTNIFGILIAVIGMVLYSYFCTRETQPKSAEISPQVIQVKDSESNPLISDSLSTVENGGRAADDEPLKVSMWSSKYSRV from the exons ATGGGGGTGGCCGGGGAGAAGTTCCAGCTGGGGACGGTGGGGGCGCTGAGCCTCTCGGTGGTGTCCTCGGTCTCCATCGTCATCTGCAACAAGGCCCTCATGAGCTCCCTCGGCTTCACCTTTG CCACTACTTTGACAAGCTGGCATCTCCTGGTTACATTCTGTTCTCTCCATGTGGCATTATGTATGAAGCTCTTTGAGCACAAACCTTTTGATGCAAGGACCGTCATGGGATTCGGAGTGCTGAATGGCATCTCAATCGGGCTTCTCAACTTGAGTCTAGGTTTCAATTCTGTTGGTTTCTATCAG ATGACAAAGCTGGCTATTATTCCCTGTACTGTTATATTGGAGACCCTTTTCTTCAGGAAGAAGTTTAG CCGGAATATCAAGCTCTCCCTTGGTGTGCTCCTTGTTGGTGTCGGTGTCGCAACTGTGACTGATCTGCAACTCAATGCTATGGGATCTGTACTGTCCCTGCTGGCAATCATCACAACCTGTATTGCTCAAATT ATGACAAATACAATACAGAAGAAGTTCAAAGTATCTTCAACCCAGCTTTTGTACCAATCATGCCCATACCAAGCATTGACCTTGTTCCTTGTTGGTCCATTCCTCGATGGATTTTTGACCAACCAAAATGTCTTTGCTTTTGATTACACACCTCAAGTTCTG TTTTTCATCGTGTTGTCATGCCTGATATCAGTCTCAGTAAACTTCAGCACTTTTCTTGTGATTGGGAAGACATCACCTGTAACTTACCAAGTCCTTGGCCATCTTAAAACATGCTTGGTTCTTACCTTTGGCTATGCTCTGCTTCACGATCCGTTTAGCTGGACAAATATATTTGGAATCCTGATTGCAGTGATTGGGATGGTATTGTATTCATACTTCTGCACTAGAGAGACTCAGCCAAAATCCGCAGAAATCTCTCCACAAGTCATTCAG GTGAAAGACAGCGAATCGAACCCTTTGATCTCAGACTCTTTAAGCACTGTTGAAAACGGAGGCCGTGCAGCGGACGATGAACCTTTGAAGGTATCAATGTGGAGTTCAAAGTACTCGAGGGTGTGA
- the LOC133930481 gene encoding mini-chromosome maintenance complex-binding protein-like has product NDTMLDLIEDVTIQLPPSKVPRLHCLVWRKLSSHDFLSRPPVVEPSPNLFKGIRQSLLSHLTLLLGKDELAAQCLLLHLLSRLRNRVDMVTVGRLSLNFTGFNRESASIFGNQLYTLIQRLVPYSQTIPLSIEYLNTATLQPRKDNKSGRLVTGVLQLPQGTHLTFDETFLQTGSLTSKGVENTVLLKNLIESQMVEYDFEYYKLEMATDVQLLTLSEGKSNILPSDLIVPFRPSSVPAVNAGPEELESWRWYLATVRSLPLSTEPDTCQMIQDEMVSAMRNDRSLDCSELSRWLTMAQIMASSFGEKSLSMEHWLMVKELEGLRKERLQ; this is encoded by the exons AATGATACAATGTTGGACCTCATAGAAGATGTAACAATTCAGCTGCCTCCCAGCAAG GTACCCCGTCTTCATTGTTTGGTGTGGCGAAAGCTATCTTCTCATGATTTTCTTTCAAGGCCTCCTGTTGTTGAG CCTTCACCTAACCTATTCAAAGGCATTCGTCAATCTTTGCTCTCACATCTCACTCTGTTGTTAGGCAAAGATGAACTGGCAGCGCAGTGTTTGCTATTGCATCTTCTATCCAGA CTTCGCAACAGGGTGGATATGGTTACCGTCGGCAGGCTCTCCTTGAATTTCACTGGCTTTAACAGAGAAAGTGCTTCCATATTTGGAAATCAATTGTATACTTTGATCCAGAGATTGGTGCCATATTCACAAACTATCCCTCTGTCAATTGAGTACCTCAACACAGCCACACTTCAACCTAGAAAAGACAACAAGTCAGGAAG GTTGGTCACCGGAGTTCTGCAACTACCTCAAGGCACTCATCTCACCTTTGATGAGACTTTTTTGCAGACCGGATCATTGACATCTAAAGGTGTTGAGAATACTGTGCTGCTCAAGAATTTGATTGAGTCGCAGATG GTTGAGTACgattttgagtactacaaactgGAAATGGCTACTGATGTGCAGCTACTTACTCTCTCTGAGGGAAAATCAAACATCCTTCCTTCTGACTTGATAGTGCCTTTCCGTCCATCCTCCGTTCCTGCAGTTAATGCAGGTCCTGAGGAACTTGAAAGTTGGCGTTGGTACTTGGCTACAGTTAGGTCTCTTCCTCTGTCCACTGAGCCTGATACTTGCCAG ATGATTCAAGATGAAATGGTCAGCGCCATGCGCAATGATAGGAGCTTGGATTGTTCCGAGCTTAGCAG ATGGCTAACAATGGCACAAATAATGGCTTCAAGCTTTGGTGAGAAGAGTCTTTCGATGGAGCACTGGCTGATGGTGAAGGAGCTTGAGGGGCTTAGAAAGGAGAGGTTGCAGTGA